The proteins below are encoded in one region of Telopea speciosissima isolate NSW1024214 ecotype Mountain lineage chromosome 10, Tspe_v1, whole genome shotgun sequence:
- the LOC122643334 gene encoding aspartic proteinase CDR1-like, with protein sequence MSHANSLIQSAISPFEVSSQVVTDNNGSYLMKMSFGTPPVERFAIADTGSDLIWIQCKPCEKCYKQKPPLFDPNKSSTYRNLSCKSKECDLIAGEGRVCAPGTNDCKYSYYYGDGSSTKGFLASETFRLGSTSGRSVDLPNKIFGCGHNEGGSSFNDRESGLVGLGGGPLSLISQLKSSIGGKFSYCLVPFEKENVTSKLNFGSEVVISGDDVVSTPLVIKDPATFYYVTLEAISVGNKRLAYMNSSKAVADEGNIILDYGTTLTYIEFDFNRNLESEVKKLIHGETFVDTEYSHLCYKPGTDVNVSVIVHFSEADVKLKPLNTFFRRSEEAVCFAIVPYPSVVVDQP encoded by the coding sequence ATGTCCCACGCCAATAGTTTAATACAATCCGCAATCTCTCCATTTGAAGTTTCATCACAGGTTGTAACTGATAATAATGGTTCTTATCTCATGAAAATGTCATTTGGAACTCCACCAGTGGAGAGGTTCGCAATTGCTGATACAGGTAGTGATCTTATTTGGATTCAATGCAAGCCTTGCGAAAAATGTTACAAGCAAAAACCTCCTCTATTTGATCCTAACAAGTCATCAACCTATCGAAACTTATCATGCAAATCTAAAGAATGTGATCTGATAGCTGGTGAAGGTAGAGTATGTGCACCTGGAACTAATGATTGTAAGTACAGCTATTATTATGGGGACGGATCATCTACTAAAGGGTTTCTTGCAAGTGAGACATTTAGATTGGGTTCTACTAGTGGTAGATCAGTCGATTTACCAAATAAAATCTTTGGTTGTGGGCACAACGAAGGTGGCTCCTCCTTCAATGACCGAGAAAGTGGTCTAGTTGGCCTCGGAGGGGGTCCGCTATCACTGATTTCGCAACTGAAATCATCTATTGGTGGCAAGTTCTCCTACTGCTTGGTCCCTTTTGAGAAGGAAAATGTGACAAGCAAATTGAATTTTGGTAGTGAAGTTGTCATTTCCGGTGATGATGTTGTGTCTACTCCTTTAGTGATAAAGGATCCGGCTACATTCTATTATGTGACCCTTGAAGCAATTAGTGTTGGAAACAAGAGATTGGCATACATGAATTCATCCAAGGCTGTTGCTGATGAGGGAAACATTATCCTCGATTATGGTACAACATTGACATATATCGAATTTGATTTCAACCGTAATCTTGAATCAGAAGTGAAGAAATTAATTCATGGTGAAACTTTTGTAGATACTGAATATTCTCACTTGTGCTACAAACCTGGTACTGATGTCAATGTTTCAGTCATTGTCCATTTTTCAGAAGCCGACGTCAAGTTGAAACCCCTGAATACTTTTTTTCGGAGGTCTGAAGAAGCTGTATGCTTTGCCATTGTCCCTTACCCTAGTGTTGTAGTAGATCAACCTTAG
- the LOC122641423 gene encoding protein STRICTOSIDINE SYNTHASE-LIKE 10-like, whose amino-acid sequence MRTIFILFATVLAVLSIFLSRKPIRLSPPLLPGAHDKLKDAEVISLSGVGAFGGESIVFDPNGEGPYTGVADGRILKWQGDDKGWIEFAVTSANRNECVQAFAPKMEHVCGRTLGLQFHQKTGDLYIADAYFGLMKVGPNGGLATPLVTEAEGKTFKFTNNIDIDEEEGVVYFTDSSTKFHRREFISIVLSGDTSGRFMKYDIATRELTVLMRDLLFPNGVAISKDRSFVLVAETANGNVQKYWLQGPKAGTHELFAELPGFPDNLRRNSDGDFWVALYSKKGNMEKWLETKPSVRNVLAKYPYIVEKVQTLMSGLKAHATAMKLNEEGQVLEVLEDGEGKTLSSITEVEENNGYLWIAAPMMPIMGRIKLQ is encoded by the exons atGAGAACTATCTTCATCTTATTTGCAACAGTTCTTGCAGTTCTCTCAATCTTCCTTTCCAGAAAACCAATCCGTTTATCACCACCTCTTCTTCCCGGAGCTCATGACAAGCTTAAAGATGCAGAAGTAATTTCACTTTCCGGTGTCGGAGCATTTGGCGGTGAGAGTATTGTCTTTGATCCTAATGGTGAGGGTCCTTACACCGGCGTCGCCGATGGTCGGATTCTTAAATGGCAAGGTGATGATAAAGGATGGATTGAATTTGCAGTCACTTCCGCAAATAG GAATGAGTGTGTTCAAGCATTTGCACCCAAAATGGAGCATGTGTGTGGGAGAACATTAGGATTACAATTTCATCAAAAGACAGGAGATCTCTACATTGCTGATGCTTACTTTGGGCTCATGAAAGTTGGACCAAATGGAGGTTTAGCCACTCCATTAGTAACAGAGGCTGAAGGCAAAACCTTCAAATTCACCAACAATATAGACATAGATGAGGAAGAAGGTGTAGTCTATTTCACTGATTCAAGCACAAAATTCCACAGAAG AGAGTTTATCTCCATCGTTTTAAGCGGCGATACAAGTGGGAGATTCATGAAGTATGATATAGCAACTAGAGAATTGACAGTACTGATGAGAGACCTATTATTTCCCAATGGTGTGGCAATAAGCAAAGACAGATCTTTTGTGCTAGTTGCTGAGACTGCAAATGGTAATGTCCAAAAGTATTGGCTTCAAGGTCCTAAAGCTGGAACTCATGAGCTATTCGCGGAGCTACCAGGTTTTCCAGATAATCTTCGACGGAACTCTGATGGGGATTTTTGGGTTGCTTTGTACTCAAAGAAGGGAAATATGGAGAAGTGGCTTGAAACCAAACCTTCAGTAAGGAATGTATTAGCAAAGTATCCCTATATTGTTGAGAAAGTACAGACATTGATGAGTGGTTTGAAGGCACATGCAACTGCTATGAAACTGAATGAAGAGGGACAAGTTTTGGAAGTGTTGGAAGATGGTGAAGGAAAGACTTTGAGCTCCATTACTGAAGTGGAAGAAAACAATGGATATTTGTGGATTGCTGCACCAATGATGCCCATCATGGGTCGTATTAAGTTGCAGTAG